One genomic region from Paramormyrops kingsleyae isolate MSU_618 chromosome 24, PKINGS_0.4, whole genome shotgun sequence encodes:
- the LOC111850579 gene encoding interleukin-12 subunit beta-like isoform X1 has protein sequence MEPHFPWLVSRNTSGARSLLPAPFENCQQIQRRHPSGRWPFGHRWQQKILGSSFPAGSRQRRTREKVLIWRNLALKEAGRAGRSSPEQERSVGGKETHRRTTSPDRLGNSSPVPPMTQPPRGRGQKGVDIHIYMNFVWLSVLLLLLQSPKSTSQRSHSYWILKPNVLVVDINLNISAQTLIELKCGDAFEGQQILWRNEGRETSQRGNRVQVVSEEMMGGNYTCHDQAGRLLNYTLVLVRAEGSRQQRKILDGVATPWAGSKNVADDRDYIQCTSKNYSGAFHCWWRWSARRRGSVVSVSAVRSSSVSDILCSLDSDQSGVTCLDRLHCPYAEEANYITLTVYVRYWYRVEKYFRQFYITEIVKPDKIAVEKTNESTVNWTYPMTWSLPRSYFPLTFQVKVVPQKKHCNYEAGPGEVQVNLTEEQGFPVNYRRKKITFCVRAQDTFTKSSWSDWSKTEIKKANMKTARRERLKKQRHKQL, from the exons ATGGAGCCGCACTTTCCCTGGCTCGTAAGCAGGAATACGAGTGGCGCCCGTTCACTGCTTCCAG CGCCGTTTGAAAACTGCCAGCAAATACAACGTAGACATCCGTCTGGACGCTGGCCATTTGGCCACCGGTGGCAACAAAAAATTTTGGGCAGCAGCTTCCCAGCGGGATCCCGTCAACGCAGAACAC GAGAGAAAGTGCTGATCTGGCGTAATCTAGCATTAAAAGAAGCGGGTCGTGCAGGTCGGTCCAGCCCAGAGCAGGAGAGATCAGTGGGCGGGAAAGAGACCCACCGGAGGACCACCAGCCCAGACCGCCTCGGAAACTCATCCCCAGTGCCCCCGATGACCCAACCCCCTAGAGGCAGGGGGCAAAAGGGGGtggatatacatatatat ATGAACTTTGTCTGGCTGAGTGTCCTGCTTTTACTTCTTCAGTCTCCAAAATCCACCAGTCAGCGTTCGCACAGTTACTGGATCCTCAAGCCCAATG TGCTAGTGGTTGATATCAACCTGAACATCAGTGCACAGACTCTGATCGAGTTAAAGTGCGGGGACGCCTTTGAGGGCCAGCAGATTCTCTGGAGGAACGAGGGTAGGGAGACGAGTCAGCGTGGGAACCGAGTGCAGGTCGTCTCTGAGGAGATGATGGGAGGGAACTACACGTGCCACGACCAAGCCGGGCGGCTCCTCAACTACACGCTGGTGCTGGTGCGGGCAGAGGGCTCCCGGCAGCAGAGGAAGATCCTGGATGGCGTGGCGACGCCGTGGGCCGGGAGCAAGAATGTCGCAGATGACAGAG ACTACATTCAGTGCACATCGAAAAACTACAGTGGAGCTTTTCACTGCTGGTGGAGGTGGAGCGCGAGGCGGAGAGGATCCGTGGTCTCGGTCAGCGCCGTACG GTCTTCGAGTGTAAGTGACATCTTATGCTCTCTGGACAGTGACCAGTCTGGGGTCACGTGTCTGGATCGCTTACATTGTCCATATGCAGAGGAGGCGAATTACATCACCCTCACTGTGTACGTCAGATACTGGTACCGCGTGGAAAAATACTTCAGGCAGTTCTACATCACTGAAATAG TGAAGCCCGATAAGATCGCGGTTGAGAAGACCAATGAGAGCACCGTTAACTGGACCTACCCCATGACATGGAGTCTCCCCAGGTCGTATTTCCCCCTCACGTTTCAAGTTAAAGTGGTTCCGCAGAAGAAGCACTGTAACTATGAAGCAGGGCCAGGCGAAGTGCAG GTGAACCTTACAGAGGAACAAGGTTTCCCAGTTAattacagaaggaaaaaaatcactttCTGTGTCAGAGCCCAAGACACGTTTACAAAATCTAGCTGGAGTGACTGGAGCAAGACCGA GATAAAAAAAGCCAACATGAAGACTGCAAGGAGGG AGCGACTGAAGAAACAGAGGCATAAGCAATTATGA
- the LOC111850579 gene encoding interleukin-12 subunit beta-like isoform X2, which produces MNFVWLSVLLLLLQSPKSTSQRSHSYWILKPNVLVVDINLNISAQTLIELKCGDAFEGQQILWRNEGRETSQRGNRVQVVSEEMMGGNYTCHDQAGRLLNYTLVLVRAEGSRQQRKILDGVATPWAGSKNVADDRDYIQCTSKNYSGAFHCWWRWSARRRGSVVSVSAVRSSSVSDILCSLDSDQSGVTCLDRLHCPYAEEANYITLTVYVRYWYRVEKYFRQFYITEIVKPDKIAVEKTNESTVNWTYPMTWSLPRSYFPLTFQVKVVPQKKHCNYEAGPGEVQVNLTEEQGFPVNYRRKKITFCVRAQDTFTKSSWSDWSKTEIKKANMKTARRERLKKQRHKQL; this is translated from the exons ATGAACTTTGTCTGGCTGAGTGTCCTGCTTTTACTTCTTCAGTCTCCAAAATCCACCAGTCAGCGTTCGCACAGTTACTGGATCCTCAAGCCCAATG TGCTAGTGGTTGATATCAACCTGAACATCAGTGCACAGACTCTGATCGAGTTAAAGTGCGGGGACGCCTTTGAGGGCCAGCAGATTCTCTGGAGGAACGAGGGTAGGGAGACGAGTCAGCGTGGGAACCGAGTGCAGGTCGTCTCTGAGGAGATGATGGGAGGGAACTACACGTGCCACGACCAAGCCGGGCGGCTCCTCAACTACACGCTGGTGCTGGTGCGGGCAGAGGGCTCCCGGCAGCAGAGGAAGATCCTGGATGGCGTGGCGACGCCGTGGGCCGGGAGCAAGAATGTCGCAGATGACAGAG ACTACATTCAGTGCACATCGAAAAACTACAGTGGAGCTTTTCACTGCTGGTGGAGGTGGAGCGCGAGGCGGAGAGGATCCGTGGTCTCGGTCAGCGCCGTACG GTCTTCGAGTGTAAGTGACATCTTATGCTCTCTGGACAGTGACCAGTCTGGGGTCACGTGTCTGGATCGCTTACATTGTCCATATGCAGAGGAGGCGAATTACATCACCCTCACTGTGTACGTCAGATACTGGTACCGCGTGGAAAAATACTTCAGGCAGTTCTACATCACTGAAATAG TGAAGCCCGATAAGATCGCGGTTGAGAAGACCAATGAGAGCACCGTTAACTGGACCTACCCCATGACATGGAGTCTCCCCAGGTCGTATTTCCCCCTCACGTTTCAAGTTAAAGTGGTTCCGCAGAAGAAGCACTGTAACTATGAAGCAGGGCCAGGCGAAGTGCAG GTGAACCTTACAGAGGAACAAGGTTTCCCAGTTAattacagaaggaaaaaaatcactttCTGTGTCAGAGCCCAAGACACGTTTACAAAATCTAGCTGGAGTGACTGGAGCAAGACCGA GATAAAAAAAGCCAACATGAAGACTGCAAGGAGGG AGCGACTGAAGAAACAGAGGCATAAGCAATTATGA
- the ublcp1 gene encoding ubiquitin-like domain-containing CTD phosphatase 1, which produces MSVSVIIKWGGHEYFISTLSEEDTVLDLKQSIKTLTGVLPERQKLLGLKVKGKPAEDDIKLGSLKLKPNTKIMMMGSREESLEDVLAPPPENDDVVNDFDIEEEVIEAENREENLAKIARRVKEYRVEELNPPRDGKRLLVLDVDYTLFDHKSCAETGQELMRPYLHEFLTSAYEDYDIVIWSATSMKWIDAKMKELGVTDNPNYKITFMLDSAAMITVHTPKRGVVEVKPLGVIWGKYGTFYNKKNTIMFDDIGRNFLMNPQNGLKIRPFMKAHLNREKDRELFKLSQYLKEIAKLEDFSGLNHKHWERYLSKKQNQ; this is translated from the exons ATGTCCGTCTCCGTGATAATTAAGTGGGGTGGCCATGAATACTTCATCAGCACCTTGTCCGAGGAGGACACCGTGTTGGATCTCAAGCAGTCCATCAAGACCCTGACTGGCGTGTTGCCAGAAAGGCAGAAGCTCCTCGGCCTGAAAGTGAAAG GCAAACCAgcagaggatgacatcaaacTGGGAAGCCTGAAGCTGAAGCCAAACACAAAGATCATGATGATGGGCAGCAGAGAGGAGAGCCTG GAAGACGTTTTGGCCCCTCCTCCGGAAAACGACGACGTCGTCAACGATTTCGATATTGAGGAAGAGGTCATCGAAGCAGAAAACAG GGAAGAGAACTTGGCAAAGATCGCCCGTCGGGTGAAGGAGTACAGGGTGGAAGAGCTGAACCCTCCAAGAGACGGCAAGAGACTGCTGGTGCTGGATGTGGACTATACTCTGTTTG ACCACAAATCCTGTGCCGAGACGGGACAAGAGCTGATGAGGCCATACCTGCACGAGTTTCTCACCTCTGCGTACGAGGACTACGACATTGTCATCTGGT CGGCCACTAGTATGAAGTGGATCGACGCCAAAATGAAA GAGCTTGGGGTGACGGACAACCCCAACTACAAGATCACCTTCATGCTGGACAGCGCGGCTATGATCACTGTGCACACGCCAAAGAGAGGTGTGGTGGAG GTAAAGCCCCTGGGAGTAATTTGGGGCAAATACGGCACATTCTACAACAAGAAGAACACCATCATGTTTGATGACATCGGTAGGAATTTCCTTATGAATCCACAGAACGGATTAAAG ATCCGGCCATTTATGAAGGCACACCTAAACCGTGAGAAAGACAGGGAGCTTTTCAAACTGTCCCAGTACCTCAAGGAAATCGCGAAACTGGAGGACTTCTCCGGCCTAAATCACAAACACTGGGAAAG GTACCTCTCGAAGAAGCAGAACCAGTAG